A genome region from Nocardia sp. NBC_01730 includes the following:
- a CDS encoding sensor histidine kinase produces the protein MNQETPAREGGNLRPSGQREVNEQLRRRRGWWSSVRARTTVAATAVVAVALTAAGLAVLAVLRHNLVESASLQAETTARDVATQLAASTDLTRLKLPDADDQPVQVVSADRRVLAADDDIRDQPPMADFGPYSTSQEDENEQDDKDDRDDDQDEKDCEDCEDCEDEPPTAAVNNPTTTEVMFGDVRLTVDGDQPSPFRVAAVAATTAGGQPATVYAGVSLDTADSAVADARQAMLIGLPPLLAVVAGVTWLVTRRALRPVESIRSELAEIMDDGDLSRRVPESASRDEIARLASTTNATLAALEASAERQRRFIADAAHELRSPIASLRTQLEVAQAHPHLLELDGVIGDTVRLEHLAADLLLLARLDAGEQPRADRVDLAALIRDELAHRVGDRITVDTVPPNAPVSVTGSRLQLARLLGNLVDNAQRHAATTVRVGLHHTGDHTAVLEVADDGPGVPEADRARIFQRFVRLDDARSRDEGGAGLGLAIVRDVIERHGGDIRVTDGIDGGARFVVTLPTVDV, from the coding sequence ATGAACCAGGAAACCCCCGCTCGCGAGGGTGGGAACCTCCGCCCTTCAGGGCAGAGAGAAGTCAATGAACAACTGAGACGCAGGCGCGGGTGGTGGAGTTCGGTCCGGGCGCGCACCACCGTCGCGGCCACCGCCGTCGTCGCGGTGGCCCTGACCGCCGCTGGGCTGGCGGTGCTCGCGGTGCTGCGGCACAACTTGGTCGAGAGTGCGAGTCTGCAGGCGGAGACGACAGCCCGCGACGTGGCCACCCAGCTCGCGGCGAGCACCGACCTCACACGGTTGAAGCTGCCCGACGCCGACGACCAACCGGTGCAGGTCGTTTCGGCCGACCGCCGGGTTCTGGCGGCCGACGACGACATCCGCGACCAACCGCCCATGGCCGACTTCGGCCCGTACTCGACGTCCCAGGAAGACGAGAACGAACAGGACGACAAGGACGACCGGGACGACGACCAGGACGAGAAGGACTGCGAGGACTGCGAGGACTGCGAGGACGAGCCGCCCACTGCCGCCGTCAACAACCCGACCACGACCGAGGTCATGTTCGGCGATGTGCGGCTGACGGTGGACGGGGACCAACCCAGCCCCTTCCGGGTGGCCGCGGTCGCGGCGACCACCGCGGGCGGGCAACCCGCCACGGTCTACGCCGGCGTCTCCCTCGACACCGCCGACAGCGCGGTGGCCGACGCGCGGCAAGCCATGCTGATCGGCCTGCCGCCGCTGCTCGCCGTGGTCGCCGGGGTGACCTGGCTGGTCACCCGCCGTGCCCTGCGCCCGGTCGAGTCGATCCGGTCCGAGCTCGCCGAAATCATGGACGACGGCGACCTGTCCCGCCGCGTCCCGGAATCCGCCTCGCGCGACGAAATCGCCAGGCTCGCAAGCACTACCAACGCGACACTTGCCGCTTTGGAGGCATCCGCGGAACGCCAGCGTCGCTTCATCGCCGACGCCGCGCACGAACTGCGCAGCCCCATCGCCAGCTTGCGCACCCAACTCGAGGTCGCCCAGGCGCACCCGCACCTGCTCGAACTGGACGGTGTGATCGGAGACACCGTCCGGCTGGAACATCTCGCCGCCGATCTGTTGCTGCTGGCCCGGCTCGACGCGGGCGAGCAACCCCGTGCGGATCGCGTCGACCTGGCCGCACTGATCCGTGACGAACTGGCCCACCGGGTCGGCGACCGGATCACCGTCGACACCGTGCCGCCGAACGCCCCGGTCTCGGTCACCGGCAGCCGACTCCAGCTCGCCCGCCTACTGGGCAACCTCGTCGACAACGCCCAGCGGCACGCGGCCACCACCGTGCGAGTCGGCCTGCACCACACAGGCGATCACACGGCCGTGCTGGAGGTCGCCGACGACGGACCCGGTGTTCCGGAAGCCGACCGGGCCCGAATCTTCCAGCGTTTCGTCCGCCTGGACGATGCCCGCAGCCGCGACGAAGGCGGCGCAGGACTCGGCCTCGCCATTGTCCGCGACGTCATCGAACGGCACGGAGGTGACATCCGCGTCACCGATGGTATCGACGGCGGCGCCCGCTTCGTTGTCACCCTCCCCACGGTCGATGTGTGA
- a CDS encoding nickel-dependent hydrogenase large subunit — protein sequence MTQIIPEPSRRTIEPDRLVEMAWDPITRIVGSLGIYTKIDFENREVVECHSTSSIFRGYSIFMRGKDPRDAHFITSRICGICGDNHATCSCYCQNMAYGVQPPHLGEWIVNLGEAAEYMFDHNIFQENLVGVDFCEKMVAETNPGVLARAENTEAPHAGDHGYRTIADIMRALNPFTGDFYREALQVSRTTREMFCLMEGRHVHPSTLYPGGVGTVATVQLMTDYMSRLMRYVEFMKKVVPMHDDLFDFFYEALPGYDQVGLRRTLLGCWGSFQDPEVCNFQYKDMEDWGRKMFVTPGVVVDGKLLTTSLVDINLGIRIHLGSSYYEDWTDQEMFVPTDPLGNPVDRRHPWNQHTNPKPQKRDLDDKYSWVMSPRWFDGTNHLALDTGGGPLARLWSTALANLVDIGYVKATGNSVQINLPKTAVKGPVTLEWKIPAYGSNTIERNRARTYFQAYAAACALHFAEKALAEIRAGHTKTWEKFEVPDESIGCGFTEAVRGVLSHHMVIRDGKIANYHPYPPTPWNASPRDSYGTPGPYEDAVQGQPIFEENDREHFKGIDIMRTVRSFDPCLPCGVHMYLGNGQTVEKLHSPTQTLTGE from the coding sequence ATGACACAGATCATCCCGGAGCCGTCACGCCGCACGATCGAACCGGACCGTCTCGTCGAGATGGCCTGGGACCCGATCACCCGGATAGTCGGCAGCCTCGGCATCTACACCAAGATCGACTTCGAGAATCGCGAAGTGGTCGAGTGCCACAGCACCTCGTCCATCTTCCGCGGCTATTCGATCTTCATGCGCGGCAAGGACCCGCGCGACGCGCACTTCATCACCAGCCGTATCTGCGGTATCTGTGGGGACAACCACGCGACCTGCTCGTGCTACTGCCAGAACATGGCCTATGGCGTGCAGCCGCCGCACCTCGGCGAATGGATCGTCAACCTCGGCGAGGCCGCCGAGTACATGTTCGACCACAACATCTTCCAGGAGAACCTGGTCGGCGTGGACTTCTGCGAGAAGATGGTCGCCGAGACCAATCCCGGCGTGCTGGCCAGGGCGGAGAACACCGAGGCGCCGCACGCGGGCGACCACGGCTACCGCACGATCGCCGACATCATGCGGGCACTCAACCCGTTCACCGGCGATTTCTACCGGGAGGCGCTACAGGTCAGTCGCACCACCCGCGAGATGTTCTGTCTGATGGAAGGCAGGCACGTGCATCCCTCGACGCTGTACCCCGGCGGCGTGGGCACTGTCGCGACGGTCCAGCTGATGACCGACTACATGTCCCGGCTCATGCGCTACGTCGAGTTCATGAAGAAGGTCGTGCCCATGCACGACGACCTCTTCGACTTCTTCTACGAGGCGTTGCCCGGTTACGACCAGGTCGGCCTTCGGCGCACGCTGCTGGGTTGCTGGGGCTCGTTCCAGGATCCCGAGGTCTGCAACTTCCAGTACAAGGACATGGAGGACTGGGGCCGCAAGATGTTCGTCACGCCGGGCGTCGTGGTGGACGGGAAGCTCCTCACCACCTCTCTGGTGGATATCAACCTCGGCATCCGAATCCATTTGGGCAGTTCGTATTACGAGGACTGGACCGATCAGGAGATGTTCGTGCCGACTGATCCGCTCGGCAACCCGGTGGACCGGCGCCACCCCTGGAACCAGCACACGAATCCCAAGCCGCAGAAGCGCGACCTCGACGACAAGTACAGCTGGGTGATGTCGCCGCGTTGGTTCGACGGCACCAACCACCTCGCCCTGGACACCGGCGGCGGCCCGCTGGCGCGGCTGTGGTCGACGGCGCTGGCCAACCTGGTCGACATCGGCTACGTGAAGGCGACCGGGAACAGCGTGCAGATCAACCTGCCCAAGACCGCGGTCAAAGGCCCGGTCACCCTGGAATGGAAGATCCCCGCGTACGGCAGCAACACGATCGAACGCAACCGTGCCCGCACCTACTTCCAGGCGTACGCGGCGGCCTGCGCGCTGCACTTCGCGGAGAAAGCCCTCGCAGAGATCAGGGCGGGCCACACCAAGACCTGGGAGAAGTTCGAGGTGCCCGACGAGAGCATCGGCTGCGGTTTCACCGAGGCGGTGCGTGGTGTGCTGTCGCACCACATGGTGATCCGGGACGGGAAGATCGCGAACTATCACCCGTATCCGCCGACGCCATGGAACGCCAGCCCGCGCGACAGCTACGGCACGCCGGGTCCGTACGAGGACGCGGTGCAGGGTCAGCCGATCTTCGAGGAGA
- a CDS encoding hydrogenase maturation nickel metallochaperone HypA/HybF, translating into MHEMAITQSVIDAACEHAAGRRVYSVTVEVGALCAVVPGAMRFCFELAAEATVAAGAELVLVEIPGVAACRSCGAEFRLADPILLCPCGSADVEIRSGRELRIRSMEVSETCAQPADVATTRRP; encoded by the coding sequence ATGCACGAAATGGCTATAACCCAGAGTGTCATCGACGCCGCCTGCGAGCACGCGGCGGGACGGCGGGTGTACTCCGTCACCGTCGAGGTCGGCGCGCTCTGCGCCGTCGTGCCAGGGGCCATGCGGTTCTGCTTCGAACTGGCGGCCGAGGCGACGGTGGCGGCCGGGGCGGAGCTGGTCCTCGTGGAAATTCCGGGCGTCGCGGCATGCCGCAGCTGCGGCGCCGAATTCCGGCTCGCCGATCCGATCCTGCTGTGTCCGTGCGGCAGCGCCGATGTGGAGATCCGGTCCGGGCGCGAGCTGCGTATCCGATCGATGGAGGTGAGCGAGACATGTGCGCAACCTGCGGATGTGGCGACGACGCGGCGGCCGTGA
- a CDS encoding lysophospholipid acyltransferase family protein, protein MSDDRSGSADSGDRHSDAKGADPVLSDGAPLSVSLTDTDLRVIDTLLAPLRAWTSPRFYGLENLPADGPVLLVGNHNLMGGIDAPLLLPEVLRRRGRLIRGLAENVLINVPGLRHLLHHYGVVRGTRGNCLALLRRGEAVMVFPGGGREAVRRKNQKYLLRWEGRSGFAHMAIEAGAPIVPVAMIGVDDAYDIVVDGDHPVLRPLRWTVEALGLSRDLTPPLIRGVGPTVIPRPERFYFSVGAPIDPAPWCGADDMHAAAKEFRDVVRKALEEEMNFLFAERERDQGRTLVGRLRCWLNI, encoded by the coding sequence ATGTCGGACGACCGCTCCGGGTCCGCCGATTCCGGTGATCGGCATTCCGATGCCAAGGGCGCCGATCCGGTGCTCAGTGACGGTGCGCCACTGTCGGTTTCGCTGACCGACACCGATCTGCGGGTGATCGACACCCTGCTGGCGCCGCTGCGCGCGTGGACGAGCCCGCGATTCTACGGCCTGGAGAACCTTCCCGCCGACGGTCCGGTGCTGCTGGTCGGCAACCACAACCTGATGGGCGGCATCGACGCACCGTTGCTGCTGCCCGAAGTGCTGCGCCGCCGTGGCCGCCTGATCCGCGGCCTGGCCGAAAACGTGCTGATCAACGTCCCCGGACTGCGCCACCTCCTGCACCACTACGGCGTGGTGCGCGGAACCAGGGGCAACTGTCTTGCCCTGCTCCGGCGCGGCGAGGCCGTCATGGTCTTCCCGGGCGGCGGTCGCGAGGCGGTGCGCCGCAAGAACCAGAAGTACCTGCTGAGGTGGGAAGGTCGCAGCGGCTTCGCCCACATGGCCATCGAGGCGGGTGCCCCGATCGTCCCGGTCGCCATGATCGGTGTCGATGACGCCTACGACATCGTCGTCGACGGTGATCATCCGGTTCTGCGCCCACTGCGCTGGACCGTCGAAGCCCTCGGGCTCAGCCGCGATCTCACCCCTCCGCTCATCCGCGGCGTCGGCCCCACCGTCATCCCGCGCCCGGAGCGCTTCTACTTCTCCGTGGGCGCCCCGATCGACCCGGCGCCCTGGTGCGGCGCCGACGACATGCACGCGGCCGCCAAGGAATTCCGCGATGTGGTGCGCAAGGCGCTGGAGGAGGAGATGAATTTCCTCTTCGCCGAACGCGAGCGTGACCAGGGGCGGACCTTGGTCGGTCGCCTGCGTTGTTGGCTGAACATCTGA
- the hypB gene encoding hydrogenase nickel incorporation protein HypB — protein sequence MCATCGCGDDAAAVIRVPHEHHHDDGHDHAHSSEHDHPHGADHVHLPATETVSLELKVLAKNDELARRNRAWLAERDILALNMTSSPGAGKTSLLERTIREFGPPIAVIEGDQATVLDAERIRATGCRVVQINTGAGCHLDAEMVYRALETLDPGPGTLLFVENVGNLVCPALFDLGERDKVVIISVTEGTDKPLKYPHMFQAAGLVLVNKMDLLPYVDFDLDRCREYATSVHPGVEVLPLSVTTGEGLSRWYDWLAAQRRRAGVGALSKVWGEL from the coding sequence ATGTGCGCAACCTGCGGATGTGGCGACGACGCGGCGGCCGTGATCCGCGTCCCGCACGAGCATCACCACGACGACGGGCACGACCACGCCCACTCGTCCGAGCATGACCACCCACACGGCGCGGACCACGTCCACCTGCCCGCCACCGAGACGGTCAGCCTGGAATTGAAGGTCCTCGCCAAGAATGATGAATTGGCGCGGCGCAACCGGGCCTGGTTGGCCGAGCGCGACATCCTGGCACTCAATATGACAAGTTCCCCTGGCGCGGGCAAGACGTCCCTGCTGGAGCGGACCATCCGCGAGTTCGGCCCGCCGATCGCGGTCATCGAAGGCGACCAGGCGACGGTGCTGGACGCCGAACGGATCAGGGCGACCGGCTGCCGCGTCGTCCAGATCAACACCGGTGCGGGGTGCCACCTCGATGCCGAGATGGTGTATCGCGCGCTGGAGACCCTCGATCCCGGGCCGGGCACGCTGTTGTTCGTCGAGAACGTCGGCAACCTGGTCTGCCCGGCGCTGTTCGATCTCGGCGAGCGCGACAAGGTCGTGATCATCTCGGTGACCGAGGGGACCGACAAGCCGCTGAAGTACCCACACATGTTCCAGGCGGCGGGCCTGGTGCTCGTCAACAAGATGGACCTGCTGCCCTACGTCGATTTCGACCTCGACAGATGTCGTGAGTACGCCACCTCGGTACACCCCGGGGTCGAGGTCCTTCCACTCTCGGTGACCACCGGAGAAGGACTCTCTCGCTGGTACGACTGGCTAGCGGCGCAGCGCCGCCGGGCCGGTGTCGGGGCCTTGAGCAAGGTATGGGGCGAGCTTTAA
- a CDS encoding acyl-CoA dehydrogenase family protein encodes MQRTLFEPEHELFRESYRKFLDQHVAPNHTKWEEQGIVDREVWLEAGKQGFLGMAMPEEYGGGGVADFRYNAIVAEESVRRQYSGLGFALHNDVIAPYLLELADDEQKQRWLPGFCSGEIITAIAMTEPGTGSDLQGIKTRAVRDGDDWILNGAKTFITNGINSDIVIVVAQTDPDKGAMGFSLLVVERGMPGFERGRNLDKLGLKAQDTAELSFIDVRVPGNNLLGTEGMGFIHLMRNLPQERLSIAVMAAAAMEACLEMTVQYVRDRKAFGKPIGALQNTRFVLAELATKTTAVRLMVDKFIEMLNEGELTAEDAAMAKWWSTEEQLDLINRCLQLHGGYGYMKEYPIAKAYMDARVQTIYGGTTEIMKEIIGRSLKLA; translated from the coding sequence GTGCAGCGCACACTGTTCGAACCAGAACACGAACTCTTCCGGGAGTCGTACCGCAAGTTTCTCGATCAGCACGTCGCGCCGAATCACACGAAGTGGGAAGAGCAGGGCATCGTCGACCGCGAGGTCTGGCTGGAGGCGGGTAAGCAGGGCTTCCTCGGCATGGCCATGCCGGAGGAGTACGGCGGCGGCGGGGTCGCGGACTTCCGCTACAACGCCATCGTCGCCGAGGAGTCGGTCCGTCGTCAGTACTCCGGTCTCGGCTTCGCTCTGCACAACGATGTGATCGCCCCTTACCTGCTGGAGCTGGCCGACGACGAGCAGAAGCAGCGCTGGCTGCCCGGTTTCTGCTCCGGCGAGATCATCACCGCGATCGCCATGACCGAGCCTGGTACCGGTTCGGACCTGCAGGGCATCAAGACCCGCGCGGTGCGCGACGGTGATGACTGGATCCTCAACGGCGCCAAGACTTTCATCACCAACGGCATCAACTCCGACATCGTGATCGTGGTCGCGCAAACCGACCCGGACAAAGGCGCCATGGGCTTCAGCCTGCTCGTGGTCGAGCGCGGCATGCCCGGCTTCGAACGCGGCCGAAACCTGGACAAGCTCGGCCTGAAGGCGCAGGACACGGCCGAACTGAGCTTCATCGACGTGCGCGTGCCCGGCAACAACCTGCTCGGCACCGAGGGCATGGGCTTCATCCACCTCATGCGCAACCTGCCCCAGGAGCGCCTGTCGATCGCCGTCATGGCGGCCGCGGCGATGGAGGCCTGCCTGGAGATGACCGTCCAGTACGTCCGCGACCGCAAGGCGTTCGGCAAGCCGATCGGCGCACTGCAGAACACCCGCTTCGTGCTCGCCGAGCTGGCCACCAAGACCACTGCGGTGCGTCTCATGGTCGACAAGTTCATCGAAATGCTCAACGAGGGCGAACTCACCGCCGAGGACGCCGCCATGGCCAAGTGGTGGAGTACCGAAGAGCAACTCGACCTGATCAACCGCTGCCTGCAGCTGCACGGCGGCTACGGCTACATGAAGGAATACCCCATCGCCAAGGCCTATATGGACGCCCGCGTCCAGACCATCTATGGCGGCACCACCGAGATCATGAAGGAAATCATCGGGCGCAGCTTGAAACTGGCTTGA
- a CDS encoding RNA-guided endonuclease InsQ/TnpB family protein, with protein sequence MCSKLVKRAYKYRFYPTGEQCEQLARTFGCVRHVYNRALAERSRAWTQEQRRISYAESDKMLTQWKRDLETHWLTEPSKGPLQAALRNLQSAYDKFWRKQTGYPQFKKKGRSKESATYFSNCFTYRDGQIRLAKQSEPLDIRWSRPLPDGASPSQVTVSKDARGRYHISILVEDTTIAHTPIGSAIGVDAGITSLYTFSSGEKVSNPRHEKRDRERLAKAQRVLSRKQKGSRNRAKARLGVARIHARIADRRRDHLHKLSTRLVRENQVIAIEDLSVRNMVRNRSLARAISDASWSQFRSMLEYKADWYGRTVVAVDRFYPSSKTCSTCGRINTTMSLHVREWTCPCGAFHDRDVNAAKNIEAAGLAVLACGDGVRPPRS encoded by the coding sequence ATGTGTTCGAAGTTGGTGAAGCGGGCCTACAAGTACCGCTTCTATCCCACAGGCGAGCAGTGCGAGCAGCTCGCCCGCACTTTCGGCTGCGTTCGCCACGTGTACAACCGAGCATTGGCGGAGCGTTCGCGGGCGTGGACGCAGGAACAGCGCAGGATCAGCTACGCCGAATCCGACAAAATGCTCACGCAGTGGAAACGCGACCTCGAAACCCATTGGCTTACCGAGCCATCCAAGGGGCCACTGCAAGCGGCGCTGCGAAACCTGCAAAGCGCCTACGACAAGTTCTGGCGCAAGCAGACCGGTTACCCCCAGTTCAAGAAGAAGGGCCGGTCCAAGGAGTCGGCGACCTACTTCTCGAACTGCTTCACCTACCGCGACGGGCAGATCAGACTCGCCAAACAATCCGAGCCGCTGGACATCCGCTGGTCTCGGCCGCTGCCCGATGGTGCATCACCTTCGCAGGTCACGGTGTCGAAGGACGCGCGTGGCCGCTACCACATTTCGATCCTGGTCGAGGACACGACCATCGCGCACACGCCGATCGGCAGTGCTATCGGCGTGGACGCGGGAATCACGAGCCTCTACACATTCTCCAGTGGGGAGAAGGTGTCGAATCCGCGACACGAGAAACGCGACCGGGAGCGACTCGCGAAGGCTCAGCGTGTCCTCTCCAGGAAGCAGAAGGGTTCGCGGAACCGGGCGAAAGCCAGGCTCGGGGTCGCGAGAATCCATGCCCGGATCGCCGACCGGCGCCGGGACCATTTACACAAGCTCTCGACTCGGTTGGTGCGCGAAAACCAAGTGATCGCCATCGAGGACCTGAGTGTGCGGAACATGGTCCGCAATCGATCGTTGGCTCGCGCCATCTCCGACGCGAGCTGGTCACAGTTCCGGTCGATGCTCGAGTACAAGGCGGACTGGTACGGCAGGACCGTCGTTGCTGTCGACCGGTTCTATCCGTCGTCGAAAACGTGCTCGACATGCGGGCGCATCAATACGACAATGTCGCTTCACGTGCGCGAGTGGACATGCCCTTGCGGGGCGTTCCACGACCGAGACGTGAACGCGGCAAAGAACATCGAAGCCGCCGGGCTGGCGGTTCTAGCCTGCGGAGATGGTGTGAGACCGCCCCGCAGCTGA
- a CDS encoding response regulator transcription factor: MRLLIVEDEKRLALALAKGLSAEGFAVDVVHDGTEGLHSATTTDYDLIILDIMLPGMNGYRVCATLRAAGHETPVLMLTAKDGEYDEAEGLDTGADDYLSKPFSYVVLLARIRALLRRRTRGGAQVLRIGDLIVDPNTHTCRRGAQDVTLTAKEFAVLEHLAVRAGEVVPKADILQHVWDFAYDGDPNIVEVYISTLRRKIDAPFDRRSITTVRGAGYRLVADRDDGL, translated from the coding sequence ATGCGTCTGCTGATTGTGGAAGACGAGAAGCGTCTGGCCCTCGCCCTCGCAAAAGGGTTGTCCGCCGAGGGATTCGCCGTGGACGTCGTCCACGACGGCACCGAGGGGCTGCACTCGGCCACCACCACCGACTACGACCTGATCATCCTCGACATCATGCTGCCGGGCATGAACGGCTACCGGGTATGCGCCACGCTGCGCGCCGCGGGCCATGAGACACCGGTGCTGATGCTCACCGCGAAGGACGGCGAATACGACGAGGCGGAAGGCTTGGACACCGGTGCCGACGACTACCTCAGCAAGCCGTTCTCTTATGTGGTGCTGCTCGCCCGTATCCGCGCCCTTTTGCGCCGCCGAACACGTGGCGGCGCACAGGTATTGCGCATCGGCGATCTGATCGTGGACCCCAACACCCACACGTGCCGGCGCGGCGCCCAAGACGTGACGCTCACCGCGAAGGAGTTCGCCGTCCTCGAGCACCTGGCCGTGCGCGCCGGGGAGGTGGTGCCGAAAGCCGATATCCTCCAGCATGTCTGGGACTTCGCCTACGACGGCGACCCGAACATCGTCGAGGTCTACATCAGCACGCTGCGGCGCAAGATCGACGCTCCATTCGATCGCCGATCGATCACCACCGTCCGCGGCGCGGGCTACCGGCTGGTGGCCGACCGTGACGATGGTTTGTAG
- a CDS encoding hydrogenase expression protein HypE translates to MPTREAVQAEDTLIHVLWINAGLSCDGDSVALTAATQPSVEEIALGALPGLPKIAVHWPLIDFECGPNGGADDFLEWFFKADRGEIDPFVLVVEGSIPNEQLHEDGYWCGFGNNPATGQPMTTSEWLDRLAPKATAVVAVGTCATYGGIHAMAGNPTGAMGVPDYLGWDWTSKAGIPIVCVPGCPIQPDNLSETLTYLLYLATGQAPMIPLDEALRPKWLFGATVHEGCDRAGYYEQGEFATEYGSPKCIVKLGCWGPVVKCNVPKRGWINGVGGCPNVGGICIGCTMPGFPDKFMPFMDEPPGGKFSSTASGLYGSVIRSLRHITARTVDKEPHWRHRGQKLDTGATRTW, encoded by the coding sequence ATGCCTACACGAGAAGCAGTACAAGCCGAGGACACGTTGATCCACGTTCTCTGGATCAACGCAGGACTCAGTTGTGACGGTGACTCGGTCGCGCTGACCGCAGCCACTCAGCCGAGCGTCGAAGAGATCGCCCTCGGCGCCCTTCCCGGCCTGCCGAAGATCGCCGTGCACTGGCCGCTCATCGATTTCGAGTGCGGCCCCAATGGCGGTGCCGACGACTTCCTGGAGTGGTTCTTCAAGGCCGACCGCGGCGAGATCGATCCGTTCGTGCTGGTGGTGGAGGGGTCGATCCCGAACGAGCAACTCCACGAGGACGGCTACTGGTGCGGGTTCGGCAACAATCCCGCCACCGGCCAGCCCATGACGACCAGCGAATGGCTGGACCGCCTCGCGCCCAAGGCGACCGCCGTGGTAGCGGTGGGCACGTGCGCGACCTATGGCGGCATCCACGCGATGGCGGGCAACCCGACCGGCGCAATGGGCGTACCCGACTATCTCGGCTGGGATTGGACGAGTAAAGCGGGCATTCCGATCGTGTGCGTGCCCGGGTGCCCGATCCAGCCGGACAACCTGTCGGAGACGCTCACCTACCTGCTCTACTTGGCGACCGGACAGGCGCCGATGATTCCGCTCGACGAAGCACTGCGGCCGAAGTGGCTGTTCGGCGCGACCGTGCACGAGGGTTGCGACCGCGCGGGCTACTACGAGCAGGGGGAGTTCGCCACCGAATACGGTTCGCCGAAATGCATTGTGAAACTGGGGTGTTGGGGCCCGGTGGTCAAGTGCAACGTGCCCAAGCGCGGGTGGATCAACGGCGTGGGCGGCTGCCCGAACGTGGGCGGCATCTGCATCGGCTGCACCATGCCCGGATTCCCGGACAAGTTCATGCCGTTCATGGACGAACCGCCCGGCGGAAAGTTCTCATCCACCGCGTCGGGGCTCTACGGATCGGTGATCCGCAGCCTCCGTCACATCACGGCCCGCACGGTCGACAAGGAGCCGCACTGGCGGCACAGGGGCCAAAAGCTGGACACCGGCGCGACTCGTACCTGGTAG
- a CDS encoding PepSY domain-containing protein → MAAVFHRAFAGLRWILVGAAAVAVVAGVSHAVATVATGGNGGNGGNTVAFSTPATGWSLIADPGITRQQAIDKAVEAVPGGRAGSAEFDTDGGSAVWEVELVTPDGVEHEVTVDANSGKVLATVNHD, encoded by the coding sequence ATGGCAGCCGTTTTCCACCGCGCATTCGCCGGTCTTCGCTGGATCCTCGTCGGCGCCGCCGCGGTGGCCGTCGTCGCCGGCGTGAGCCACGCCGTCGCGACCGTCGCTACCGGCGGGAACGGCGGGAACGGCGGGAACACCGTCGCTTTCTCCACGCCCGCCACGGGCTGGTCGCTGATCGCGGACCCCGGCATCACCCGGCAGCAGGCCATCGACAAAGCGGTCGAAGCCGTGCCGGGCGGCCGGGCGGGGTCCGCCGAGTTCGACACCGACGGCGGCAGCGCGGTGTGGGAGGTCGAACTCGTTACCCCCGACGGTGTGGAGCATGAGGTGACCGTCGACGCGAACAGCGGCAAAGTACTCGCGACCGTCAACCACGACTGA